Proteins encoded in a region of the Paenibacillus sp. E222 genome:
- a CDS encoding S-layer homology domain-containing protein yields MNNRIYKRIRQKLCNAVLCGVLAIGSISIGESTAQAAAAQQVFKDTTSSYAKDAIAHLVKAGIAAGTSENTFEPKKAVTRAEFATFAVRLLGLKPVKNNINPYNDVSMNAWYYGNVAAMTNLSILEGKSQGVFQPNASITREEAAALLVRMLKQSSKSTNLLSSTYDDAAEISDWARPYVQTVYQLGLMRGSDGKFRPHDQVTREEAAVMLDAILQKKTWSDQLKGHDQLGIQLGWQYNASTAEFKKQVEQSEANTLVPRWFFLNSSMKVTDLTDTSLLSWASATDRQVWPLLGNRSNPDLTHQMLSSSANRTSVISQVASYVKTYKLDGINVDFENVLPADREGMTAFITSLTTALHALGAVVSVDVSPDLGTDWTDAFDYAQLGAVSDYMVLMGYEEHWNGDPQAGSVASLPWVEKALDTMLAEVVRAKSILALPLYTRDWSSVNPAASSWDITLAEQGTRARASGSVRRWDADLVQYVIGYNSNGTPRYIWAEDSRSLSAKVMMSGERNIAGLAYWYMGGETADVWNAISNASRFESYIF; encoded by the coding sequence GTGAATAATAGAATATACAAACGTATCCGGCAAAAGCTATGCAATGCTGTTTTGTGCGGTGTACTGGCGATAGGATCAATCTCCATCGGTGAATCCACAGCTCAGGCAGCAGCGGCTCAGCAGGTATTCAAGGATACAACCTCCAGTTATGCCAAGGATGCCATTGCACATCTGGTCAAGGCGGGAATTGCTGCCGGAACCTCTGAGAATACGTTTGAACCCAAAAAGGCAGTCACACGTGCTGAATTTGCAACATTTGCTGTGAGACTGCTAGGTTTGAAACCTGTTAAAAACAATATTAATCCCTATAACGATGTCAGCATGAACGCTTGGTATTACGGGAACGTTGCAGCCATGACCAATCTTTCCATTCTTGAGGGCAAGAGTCAGGGCGTGTTCCAGCCAAACGCCTCCATCACTCGGGAAGAAGCGGCTGCACTGCTGGTAAGGATGCTGAAACAATCCTCCAAATCAACGAATCTCCTCTCATCCACGTATGATGATGCAGCGGAGATTTCCGACTGGGCGCGTCCTTATGTGCAGACCGTATATCAGCTTGGCTTGATGCGCGGCAGTGATGGCAAGTTTCGCCCGCATGACCAAGTGACCAGAGAAGAGGCAGCAGTGATGCTGGATGCCATTTTGCAAAAGAAAACCTGGTCAGATCAGCTGAAAGGCCACGATCAGCTTGGTATTCAGCTAGGATGGCAATATAATGCCTCTACTGCTGAGTTCAAGAAACAGGTCGAACAATCGGAAGCCAATACGCTGGTTCCCCGTTGGTTCTTCCTGAATAGCAGCATGAAAGTCACGGATCTCACGGACACATCGTTATTATCATGGGCATCTGCTACAGACCGACAGGTATGGCCGTTGCTTGGCAATCGTTCGAACCCGGACCTTACCCACCAGATGTTATCGAGCTCAGCCAACCGGACGTCAGTGATCTCACAGGTCGCATCTTATGTGAAAACATATAAACTGGATGGCATTAACGTGGATTTCGAGAACGTACTGCCAGCTGATCGTGAAGGAATGACCGCATTTATTACTTCACTGACAACGGCTCTACATGCACTGGGCGCTGTTGTATCCGTGGACGTATCACCCGATCTGGGGACAGACTGGACGGATGCATTTGATTATGCGCAATTGGGCGCTGTATCGGATTACATGGTACTGATGGGATATGAGGAGCATTGGAACGGCGATCCGCAAGCAGGGTCTGTGGCCTCTCTCCCTTGGGTTGAAAAGGCTCTGGACACGATGCTCGCTGAGGTCGTTCGCGCCAAAAGCATTCTGGCCCTGCCTTTATATACACGGGATTGGTCTTCCGTTAATCCGGCAGCCAGTTCATGGGACATCACCTTGGCAGAACAGGGAACTCGTGCACGAGCTTCGGGTTCCGTGAGACGATGGGATGCAGATCTGGTCCAATATGTCATTGGCTACAACAGTAATGGGACACCGAGATATATATGGGCAGAGGACAGTCGTTCATTATCCGCGAAAGTAATGATGAGCGGAGAACGTAATATTGCCGGATTGGCCTACTGGTATATGGGTGGAGAGACGGCAGATGTATGGAATGCCATTTCGAATGCTTCACGATTTGAATCATATATTTTCTGA
- a CDS encoding nitroreductase family protein, with protein sequence MSTSFFEALKNRRSYYGISKESTISDAKIQEIVEEAVKYTPTSFNSQTSRAVVLLGEQHDKLWNHTEEILREVVGNAEAFQSTAEKMAGFRSGYGTVLFFEDNNVIAQLQQNFAAYADNFPIWANQSNGMLQLVIWTALEQEGLGASLQHYNPLIDEKVKQEWNIPENWRLIAQMPFGKPTATPGEKEFQPIEQRVKVHK encoded by the coding sequence ATGTCTACATCTTTCTTTGAAGCGTTGAAAAACAGAAGATCTTATTATGGAATCAGCAAGGAATCCACGATCTCGGATGCTAAAATCCAGGAAATCGTGGAAGAAGCGGTAAAATACACTCCGACTTCTTTCAACTCACAAACATCTCGTGCCGTAGTATTGCTCGGTGAACAACACGACAAACTGTGGAACCACACAGAAGAAATTTTGCGTGAAGTGGTTGGCAATGCAGAAGCTTTCCAATCTACAGCTGAGAAAATGGCCGGATTCCGCAGTGGATACGGTACAGTACTCTTCTTCGAAGACAACAATGTGATCGCGCAGCTTCAACAAAATTTTGCAGCGTATGCCGATAACTTCCCGATCTGGGCGAACCAATCCAACGGTATGTTGCAACTGGTGATCTGGACTGCTTTGGAACAAGAAGGCCTGGGCGCTTCCCTGCAGCACTATAACCCGTTGATTGACGAGAAGGTCAAACAGGAATGGAACATTCCAGAGAACTGGAGACTAATCGCTCAAATGCCATTCGGCAAACCAACAGCAACACCAGGCGAGAAAGAATTCCAACCGATTGAACAACGTGTAAAAGTACACAAGTAA
- a CDS encoding acyl-[acyl-carrier-protein] thioesterase: MQSDQPFKLDYRIGSADADYRSQCRPSALLEHMQLAADRDLAGMGVTVSQMLDQGLGWMLLTTDVTIMRPARLEEEVSLQTWHKENKGVTWLRDYILTDREGTHLAEARTAWALVDLKRRRVVRPSALPFEVKSYPDLSLGEAPAKVTVPSELSLQEQYRLTVQYSSTDSNGHMNNARYADVCCDALTLDELAAGMIRLQISYHREIRMQEQMIVERSEVTEGAVWVRGRLAEENESIIFEAKLSLGDSTASPINQ, translated from the coding sequence ATGCAATCTGATCAACCATTCAAGCTTGATTACCGCATTGGATCAGCCGATGCTGATTACAGATCACAATGTCGCCCATCTGCTTTACTGGAGCATATGCAGTTGGCAGCAGACCGTGATTTAGCAGGTATGGGAGTTACCGTATCGCAGATGCTGGATCAGGGATTGGGCTGGATGTTATTAACGACAGATGTCACGATCATGCGCCCAGCCCGATTGGAAGAAGAAGTATCCTTGCAGACGTGGCATAAAGAAAATAAAGGTGTGACCTGGTTAAGGGATTATATCCTCACAGATCGAGAGGGAACACATCTGGCGGAGGCTCGCACGGCTTGGGCGTTGGTCGATCTAAAGAGACGCAGAGTCGTCAGACCATCAGCTCTGCCTTTTGAAGTGAAATCATATCCGGATTTATCCTTAGGTGAAGCCCCTGCAAAAGTCACGGTCCCTTCTGAACTCAGCTTGCAGGAACAATATCGTTTAACTGTACAATACAGCAGCACAGACAGTAATGGTCATATGAACAACGCCCGGTATGCAGACGTGTGTTGTGATGCATTAACACTGGATGAACTGGCTGCAGGCATGATCCGTCTGCAAATATCATATCATCGTGAGATTCGTATGCAGGAGCAAATGATCGTTGAGCGTTCAGAAGTTACAGAGGGAGCTGTGTGGGTCCGAGGAAGATTGGCCGAAGAGAATGAGAGCATTATTTTTGAAGCCAAATTAAGTCTCGGAGACTCAACCGCTTCGCCTATTAATCAATGA
- a CDS encoding AraC family transcriptional regulator — MPSVMQFSGPLEYSYRSTSTYDPGASDGFHSHPQYEVYYFHDGECTYLIGDRVYNLEPGDLVLMHGMTLHRPHPMPGKPYVRTTLHFDPSAIRSSLHPDRVSEVLKPFEELRNCRINLTGNIRSEFESLLLSLHQLTVNPGDFKEERMNVRLCDLLYVIAGICRGRVEDHLPSSEKERHVQHIIGYVETHYMEDIGLDDLANELHLSKPYLAGLFKEMTGSTIFKYVYDRRINQAKLLFQFQPDISVTEASRLAGFKRLSHFSRMFKQSVGCAPDLYRSRLQRPFD, encoded by the coding sequence GTGCCAAGTGTAATGCAATTTAGTGGTCCATTGGAATATAGCTATCGCTCCACCAGCACGTACGACCCTGGAGCCTCGGACGGATTTCATTCACATCCGCAATATGAGGTGTACTATTTTCATGATGGCGAATGCACCTATCTGATTGGAGATCGAGTCTACAACCTTGAACCGGGTGATCTGGTCCTGATGCATGGCATGACTCTTCATCGGCCACATCCCATGCCGGGGAAACCGTATGTGCGAACGACGCTGCACTTCGATCCCTCAGCCATCCGCAGCAGTCTGCACCCGGACCGGGTGAGCGAAGTGTTGAAGCCGTTCGAAGAACTGAGAAACTGCCGGATCAATCTGACAGGCAATATCCGCTCCGAATTCGAATCTCTGCTGCTGAGTTTGCATCAGCTTACGGTGAATCCGGGTGATTTCAAAGAGGAACGCATGAACGTTCGTTTATGTGACCTGCTGTATGTTATAGCTGGAATCTGCCGAGGCAGGGTTGAGGACCACCTTCCCTCTTCCGAGAAGGAGCGGCATGTACAGCATATTATTGGATATGTCGAAACCCATTACATGGAGGACATTGGTCTGGATGATCTGGCAAATGAGCTTCATCTGTCCAAGCCTTATCTGGCAGGATTGTTTAAAGAAATGACGGGTAGTACCATATTTAAATATGTGTATGACCGCCGCATCAATCAGGCCAAGCTGTTATTCCAGTTCCAGCCGGATATCAGTGTGACAGAGGCCAGCCGATTGGCCGGGTTCAAACGTTTATCCCATTTCAGCCGTATGTTCAAACAAAGTGTAGGTTGTGCACCGGATCTCTACCGCAGTCGATTACAGCGACCGTTTGATTAA
- a CDS encoding glutathione peroxidase encodes MPTIYDFSVTKTSGERFPLYQYEGKPVLIVNTASKCKYTHQFDDMQKLYDRYKGQGLQIIGFPCNQFAEQEPGSSEEAESFCQINYGVKFPMFSKMDVNGEAAHPLYDFLKKSGPFAGFDESDVQAKLLKLMVADKAPEWLHGDAIKWNFTKFLIDAEGHVVKRFEPVDSIDEIQASIEQLL; translated from the coding sequence ATGCCAACCATCTATGACTTTAGCGTAACCAAAACGAGTGGAGAGCGTTTCCCGCTCTATCAATACGAAGGAAAACCTGTACTGATCGTGAATACAGCGAGCAAGTGTAAGTACACGCATCAGTTCGACGACATGCAGAAGCTTTATGACCGATATAAAGGGCAAGGGCTTCAGATCATTGGTTTCCCGTGTAATCAGTTTGCGGAGCAAGAGCCGGGAAGCAGCGAAGAGGCGGAGTCCTTTTGTCAGATTAACTATGGCGTGAAATTCCCCATGTTCTCCAAAATGGATGTCAATGGAGAAGCGGCACATCCGCTGTATGACTTTTTGAAAAAGTCGGGACCTTTTGCAGGTTTTGATGAGTCAGATGTGCAAGCGAAACTGTTGAAGCTGATGGTGGCGGACAAAGCACCGGAATGGTTGCATGGTGATGCAATCAAGTGGAACTTCACGAAATTTCTGATTGATGCCGAAGGGCATGTGGTTAAACGTTTTGAACCTGTTGATTCGATTGACGAGATTCAGGCGAGTATAGAACAGCTTCTGTAA
- a CDS encoding HAD family hydrolase, translating into MSIQYPIVVLDLDGTLLNTDKQISKRNYETMVTCSKQGIRFIYATARPPRAVRLLLPEELLRSGSFIYYNGAYIHCNYTGIQQYEHIDPAITAELINYGMKNNNELGLSLEVEDQWISLKEYDYTTLMRVKENPSIKSLEELKGIAATKVLFTGFKDIDFLRKKFASRLNVLVTDGGNLVQVSSIKASKENALRILCKAMKIKVEDVMVFGDDFNDIGLFEICGWSVAMGNAIEELKILSKEITDTNDSDGVAIVLERMLR; encoded by the coding sequence ATTTCTATACAGTATCCAATAGTAGTATTAGATTTGGATGGAACATTACTCAACACAGATAAACAAATTTCGAAACGGAATTATGAGACAATGGTGACATGCTCTAAACAAGGGATCAGATTTATCTATGCTACAGCACGTCCACCAAGAGCAGTAAGGTTGCTTTTACCTGAGGAATTGCTCCGTAGCGGTTCTTTTATATATTACAATGGAGCCTATATCCACTGCAATTACACTGGTATTCAACAATATGAACACATAGACCCTGCGATCACTGCTGAATTAATAAATTATGGCATGAAGAATAACAATGAACTGGGTTTAAGCCTTGAAGTGGAGGATCAATGGATTAGTTTAAAAGAATATGATTATACAACGCTTATGAGAGTTAAAGAAAACCCATCGATAAAATCATTAGAAGAGCTCAAAGGTATTGCTGCAACAAAAGTACTTTTTACGGGATTCAAGGATATAGATTTTCTCAGAAAGAAGTTTGCATCCAGATTAAATGTTTTGGTTACAGACGGTGGTAATCTTGTTCAAGTCTCATCAATCAAAGCCTCCAAAGAAAATGCATTGAGAATTTTATGTAAGGCAATGAAAATAAAAGTTGAAGATGTAATGGTTTTCGGTGATGATTTTAATGATATCGGGTTATTTGAAATATGTGGCTGGTCGGTAGCCATGGGTAATGCAATTGAAGAGTTGAAGATTCTCTCGAAAGAGATCACTGATACGAATGATTCTGACGGAGTTGCGATAGTGCTGGAACGGATGTTGAGATGA